Proteins from a single region of Bdellovibrio svalbardensis:
- a CDS encoding NADPH-dependent FMN reductase, whose translation MSDKFKILAISGSTRKSSSNLNLIKAIAELSSELFAVNLFDGLTDLPHFNPDLDGENAPEQIIKFRQLLKDADGVLICTPEYAIGVPGTLKNAIDWTVSSMEFSQKPVALITASTSGEKAHASLLGTLLIIESKMTEESQLVISGIKSKVSDSGQITDQETLAQVQRLIDALGKMVRGEAVKMLPPPSLKC comes from the coding sequence ATGAGCGATAAGTTTAAGATCCTGGCGATTTCAGGCAGCACCAGAAAAAGCTCCTCCAATTTGAATCTCATCAAAGCAATTGCTGAGCTCAGTTCTGAGTTATTTGCGGTCAACCTTTTCGACGGACTGACAGATCTTCCTCATTTCAATCCGGATTTAGACGGCGAAAATGCTCCGGAGCAAATCATCAAATTTCGTCAACTCCTTAAAGATGCCGATGGTGTCTTAATCTGCACTCCTGAATATGCGATTGGTGTTCCTGGAACTTTGAAAAATGCCATCGATTGGACGGTTTCATCCATGGAGTTTTCGCAGAAACCTGTGGCTCTTATAACGGCATCAACTTCTGGAGAAAAAGCGCATGCTTCGCTGCTGGGAACCCTTTTGATTATTGAGTCGAAAATGACCGAAGAAAGTCAGCTGGTTATTTCGGGGATTAAGTCGAAGGTGAGCGATAGCGGTCAGATCACTGACCAAGAAACTCTGGCGCAAGTTCAGAGGCTCATTGATGCTCTAGGAAAAATGGTGCGGGGAGAAGCAGTTAAGATGCTTCCTCCTCCATCATTGAAATGCTAA
- a CDS encoding alpha/beta hydrolase-fold protein, protein MKHITSVIALLLVLVSSAVFAEANRDLSQQTEHNNSGYQSDYYCGTETQLGISFNYCIRNVDRTKNKDIVYFFHGLMGDEQSWFTQKFGTGMVERKWHFRGYDPTVITISFGEVWLLVNNHRFPLLPYFKDIIVPLLEKKVGGLGKGRRMLIGQSMGGLNALEAALQLPNLFSKVALLCPAITTVGPFASQDEIDAYIQRTGANPKNVKLMLSISKKVFINQNDWDKHDPLKLVSRYHGRKPEFYNSIGMQDDFGFQEGAEKFSKLAAKYGFKSQWVPLQGGHCNFDRRTTANFIMEGYKND, encoded by the coding sequence ATGAAACATATCACGTCAGTGATCGCACTTCTTTTGGTGTTGGTTTCATCTGCGGTTTTTGCGGAAGCCAATCGGGATCTCTCTCAGCAAACAGAACATAATAATTCAGGCTATCAATCGGACTACTACTGCGGAACTGAAACTCAATTGGGCATCAGTTTTAATTACTGCATCCGCAATGTGGATCGGACCAAAAATAAAGACATAGTCTACTTTTTTCACGGACTGATGGGTGACGAACAGAGCTGGTTCACGCAAAAGTTTGGCACAGGTATGGTCGAAAGAAAGTGGCATTTTCGAGGCTACGATCCTACGGTAATAACGATCTCCTTTGGTGAAGTTTGGCTCTTAGTTAATAATCATCGGTTTCCACTTTTACCCTATTTTAAAGACATCATTGTTCCTTTATTAGAGAAGAAAGTCGGTGGGCTAGGTAAGGGGAGGAGAATGTTGATTGGTCAATCCATGGGGGGATTGAACGCGCTTGAAGCCGCTCTTCAGCTTCCTAACCTCTTTTCTAAAGTGGCCCTGTTATGTCCTGCCATCACAACTGTTGGCCCCTTTGCCTCTCAAGACGAAATCGATGCTTATATTCAAAGAACTGGTGCCAACCCTAAAAATGTGAAGTTGATGCTCAGTATTTCAAAAAAGGTTTTCATAAACCAAAATGACTGGGACAAGCACGATCCTTTGAAGCTGGTATCAAGATATCATGGTCGCAAGCCAGAGTTTTATAACTCTATAGGCATGCAGGATGACTTTGGATTCCAAGAAGGTGCTGAAAAGTTTAGTAAGCTTGCTGCAAAATATGGTTTTAAATCCCAATGGGTCCCACTGCAAGGGGGTCATTGTAACTTCGATCGCAGAACGACCGCGAATTTCATCATGGAGGGCTATAAAAATGACTGA
- a CDS encoding MBOAT family O-acyltransferase, with protein sequence MLFNSYIFLFVFLPITLLGYYFLKKKLLQQWFLFFSSVAFYCYWSTTYVFLLFFTVILDFYIAKAIYNSKTQAQRKGLLLTSVIANLSILGFFKYYNFFVDSANGLVRLLGVGDAALPSLNLILPIGISFYTFQSMCYVIDVYRRTSDAHANLLSFAGYVTLFPHQISGPLVRHNKIVPQLESESTYVFQPDNFWRGCYFFIFGLAKKMMIADLIAAAVDPLIHNMPAASNLEALLAMLGYTFQLYFDFSGYSDMAVGLGLMMNIQFPQNFNSPYKSLSITEFWQRWHISLSAWLRDYLYISLGGNKTGKLNTYKNLLITMAVGGLWHGANWTYVVWGLFHGFALAIERFFKDRGWSVVRGKYLSWIWTFVLINIGWVFFRSPNFHIASIWLQKAFMLNSDRTWTLYHIALKHKDRFFVALGVAILAGFLAKNTWEFKFKPSFRNALILAFLFVICLTYMGEESPFLYFQF encoded by the coding sequence ATGCTATTTAACTCTTATATTTTTCTATTCGTATTTTTACCAATTACGTTGTTGGGATATTATTTTCTCAAGAAAAAGCTTCTGCAGCAGTGGTTCTTGTTCTTTTCGAGCGTCGCGTTCTATTGCTACTGGAGCACGACCTATGTGTTTCTTTTGTTTTTCACGGTGATTCTAGATTTCTATATCGCCAAGGCTATATATAACTCGAAAACTCAAGCGCAACGAAAAGGTCTTTTGCTGACTTCAGTGATCGCCAATCTTTCTATTTTGGGTTTCTTCAAATACTATAATTTCTTCGTCGATTCCGCGAACGGTCTAGTTCGTTTGTTGGGAGTAGGGGACGCAGCACTTCCCTCTTTGAATTTGATTCTTCCGATTGGTATCTCGTTCTACACCTTCCAATCCATGTGTTATGTGATCGACGTTTATCGTAGGACATCAGATGCCCACGCAAATCTTTTGTCTTTTGCCGGCTATGTGACGTTGTTCCCGCATCAAATTTCTGGCCCCTTGGTTCGTCATAATAAGATCGTTCCGCAGTTGGAATCAGAATCAACTTATGTGTTTCAACCTGATAACTTCTGGCGCGGTTGTTATTTCTTTATCTTCGGCCTGGCCAAGAAAATGATGATTGCGGATCTTATTGCGGCAGCCGTGGATCCATTGATTCACAATATGCCGGCAGCTTCAAACCTGGAAGCTCTTTTGGCTATGCTGGGATACACCTTCCAATTGTATTTCGATTTTAGCGGATATTCAGATATGGCTGTGGGCCTGGGTTTGATGATGAATATTCAATTCCCACAAAACTTTAATTCCCCATATAAATCTCTCTCTATCACAGAGTTCTGGCAACGTTGGCACATCAGTTTGTCCGCTTGGCTGAGAGATTATCTGTATATTTCTTTGGGCGGAAACAAGACGGGGAAGCTTAACACTTATAAGAACCTTTTGATCACAATGGCGGTCGGGGGCTTATGGCATGGAGCGAATTGGACTTACGTTGTTTGGGGTCTTTTCCATGGATTTGCGCTGGCGATCGAACGCTTTTTTAAGGATCGCGGCTGGAGTGTTGTTCGTGGCAAATACCTGAGCTGGATTTGGACTTTTGTTTTAATCAACATTGGCTGGGTTTTCTTCAGATCGCCTAATTTTCATATTGCATCGATTTGGCTGCAAAAAGCTTTCATGCTGAATTCAGATCGCACTTGGACTTTGTATCATATCGCTCTGAAACATAAGGATAGATTCTTTGTAGCTTTGGGAGTCGCTATTTTAGCTGGTTTCCTGGCGAAGAATACTTGGGAATTTAAGTTTAAACCCAGCTTCCGAAATGCACTTATTTTGGCTTTCCTGTTTGTGATTTGCTTAACTTATATGGGCGAAGAATCGCCGTTTTTGTATTTCCAATTTTAG
- a CDS encoding KH domain-containing protein — MTDIEPLKPYNPELKPKGSDVDQDAYREEIRVLIEKVIRFLVDEADSVTVTTYVGPKTTVYRVNCAKDNLGQVIGAQGKTIMGLRAVVHAMTARNGIRSIVEIPV, encoded by the coding sequence ATGACTGATATCGAGCCACTGAAACCCTATAATCCTGAACTCAAGCCAAAAGGTTCTGATGTCGATCAAGATGCCTATCGTGAGGAAATCCGAGTCCTCATTGAAAAGGTCATTCGCTTCCTGGTAGATGAAGCTGACAGTGTCACAGTGACAACTTATGTTGGCCCGAAGACAACGGTTTATCGCGTGAATTGCGCTAAAGACAACCTGGGTCAGGTGATCGGCGCACAAGGAAAGACAATCATGGGGCTTCGCGCGGTTGTGCATGCAATGACAGCGCGTAATGGAATTCGCTCGATTGTCGAGATCCCAGTTTAA